In Salinibacterium sp. ZJ70, one DNA window encodes the following:
- the fdxA gene encoding ferredoxin codes for MTYVIALPCVDVKDRACIDECPVDCIYEGDRMLYIHPDECVDCGACEPVCPVEAIYYEDDLPDEWADYYKANVEFFEEVGSPGGAAKVGVIPGDHPVVAALPPQGD; via the coding sequence GTGACCTACGTCATTGCCCTTCCCTGCGTGGATGTCAAAGACCGCGCCTGCATCGATGAATGCCCCGTCGATTGCATCTACGAGGGCGACCGCATGCTCTACATCCACCCCGACGAATGCGTCGACTGCGGTGCGTGTGAGCCGGTCTGCCCCGTCGAAGCGATCTACTACGAGGACGACCTGCCGGATGAGTGGGCCGACTACTACAAGGCGAACGTCGAGTTCTTCGAAGAGGTCGGATCCCCGGGCGGCGCCGCCAAGGTCGGCGTGATCCCCGGAGACCACCCGGTGGTCGCCGCGCTGCCGCCTCAGGGCGACTGA